One region of Yersinia bercovieri ATCC 43970 genomic DNA includes:
- the folE gene encoding GTP cyclohydrolase I FolE, translated as MSSLSKEAELVHEALLARGLETPLRKQELDAETRKTLIQEHMTQVMQLLNLDLTDDSLADTPRRIAKMYVDEIFSGLDYENFPKITLIENKMKVDEMVTVRDITLTSTCEHHFVTIDGKATVAYIPKDSVIGLSKINRIVQFFAQRPQVQERLTQQILLALQTLLGTNNVAVSIDAVHYCVKARGIRDATSATTTTSLGGLFKSSQNTRQEFLRAVRHNS; from the coding sequence ATGTCATCGCTAAGTAAAGAAGCTGAGCTGGTTCATGAAGCGCTGCTGGCTCGTGGCCTCGAAACCCCATTGCGCAAGCAAGAGTTAGATGCCGAAACGCGCAAGACTTTGATTCAAGAGCATATGACCCAAGTCATGCAATTATTGAATCTGGATTTAACTGACGACAGCTTGGCTGATACGCCAAGACGTATTGCCAAAATGTATGTTGATGAGATTTTCTCCGGACTGGATTACGAAAATTTCCCCAAAATCACCTTGATTGAGAATAAAATGAAGGTCGATGAGATGGTCACGGTACGGGATATCACCCTCACCAGCACCTGCGAACATCATTTTGTGACTATCGATGGTAAAGCCACGGTGGCGTATATTCCTAAAGATAGCGTGATTGGGTTATCCAAAATCAACCGCATCGTGCAGTTCTTCGCCCAGCGCCCGCAAGTGCAGGAGCGATTGACGCAGCAAATTCTGCTGGCGTTACAGACGCTATTGGGCACAAATAATGTCGCTGTTTCGATTGATGCGGTGCATTATTGTGTCAAAGCACGGGGCATCCGTGATGCAACCAGTGCCACCACCACCACATCATTAGGCGGATTATTCAAATCCAGCCAGAATACTCGCCAGGAATTCCTGCGCGCTGTTCGTCATAATAGCTAA
- the yeiB gene encoding DUF418 domain-containing protein YeiB, which produces MRQRIATLDSARGLAILGILLLNISAFGLPKAAYLNPAYLGLPSLSDSWSWAILDIVAQAKFLSIFAILFGAGLELLLKRGKGWIRARLSLLLLLGLIHGIFFWDGDILFAYGLIGLVCWRMIRDAKDAASLLRTGAVLYLLGVAVLLLLGFVTSGEPGRFWQPGPADLQYEQFWKLQGGMEAWKNRLDLLSSNLIAIGAQYGWELAGSMLFGAGLMRSGWLRGEFSLHHYRLIAAWLIPLSLLIQIPGVALQWAVGWDYRWTGFLLQVPRELGAPLQALGYLALLYGFWPTLSGLRVSHWLSQVGRMALSNYLLQTLICTLLFYHFGLYQQLDRLQLLAVVPLVWLCNILFSLFWLGYFSQGPVEWLWRKLTAYACGQSLQPRNTKP; this is translated from the coding sequence ATGCGTCAACGCATCGCAACGTTAGACAGTGCGCGCGGGCTGGCCATTCTTGGCATTCTGCTGCTCAATATCAGCGCCTTTGGCCTGCCAAAGGCCGCTTATCTAAATCCCGCTTATCTGGGTCTCCCCTCACTGTCTGATAGCTGGAGTTGGGCCATTCTCGATATTGTGGCGCAGGCGAAGTTTTTGTCCATTTTTGCCATTTTATTTGGCGCGGGCCTTGAACTGCTGCTTAAGCGGGGTAAGGGCTGGATACGGGCGCGCCTCTCCTTGCTGCTCTTACTGGGATTGATTCACGGCATCTTCTTCTGGGATGGAGACATCTTATTTGCTTATGGTTTGATTGGCCTGGTGTGTTGGCGAATGATCCGTGATGCTAAAGATGCCGCCAGCTTACTGCGTACTGGTGCGGTGCTTTACCTGCTCGGGGTCGCGGTACTATTGCTACTGGGATTTGTCACCAGCGGAGAGCCGGGCCGCTTCTGGCAACCGGGGCCAGCAGATCTGCAATATGAGCAATTCTGGAAGCTGCAAGGGGGGATGGAGGCGTGGAAGAATCGGCTGGATCTGTTGTCATCCAATTTGATCGCCATCGGCGCGCAATATGGCTGGGAACTGGCAGGCTCCATGCTATTTGGTGCAGGATTAATGCGCTCCGGCTGGCTGCGCGGCGAGTTCAGCTTACACCACTACCGGCTGATTGCAGCATGGTTGATACCGCTTTCATTGCTGATCCAGATACCGGGAGTGGCGCTGCAATGGGCTGTCGGCTGGGATTACCGCTGGACGGGCTTTTTGCTGCAAGTCCCCCGTGAGTTAGGTGCGCCATTACAGGCGCTGGGGTATCTGGCACTACTCTATGGCTTCTGGCCGACATTGTCCGGCTTGCGTGTTAGCCATTGGCTGTCACAGGTTGGCCGAATGGCGCTAAGCAACTATTTGCTGCAAACATTGATATGCACGCTGCTCTTCTATCACTTCGGCTTATACCAGCAACTTGACCGCTTGCAGTTGCTGGCAGTAGTGCCGCTGGTCTGGCTGTGTAACATTCTCTTCTCTCTGTTTTGGCTAGGTTATTTTTCCCAAGGGCCGGTCGAATGGCTATGGCGAAAATTGACTGCATATGCCTGTGGTCAATCGTTACAACCTCGCAACACTAAGCCCTGA
- the galS gene encoding HTH-type transcriptional regulator GalS: MAALHSSGNSITIRDVASRAGVSLATVSRVLNNSAAIRPETRAAVLKAVSELGYRPNANAQALATQTSDTVGVVVMDVSDPFFGALVKAVDTVAQRHQKYVLIGNSYHQADKERHAIEVLLRQRCNSLVVHAKALSDGELIGFLEQVPGMVLINRIIPGFEHRCVGLDNVSGAQMACRLLLKQGHQRIGFLGSNHPIDDVMQRQTGYRNALEAAGITALDSWRAYGTPDLAGGERAMIDLLGRNLQLSAVFAYNDSMAAGALAALKENGISVPEQFSLVGFDDIPIARYTSPKLSTIRYPIVSMATLATELALAGANHPLDPQATYCFTPTLVPRHSVAICGGAH, from the coding sequence ATGGCCGCTCTGCATTCATCTGGCAACAGTATTACTATTCGCGATGTGGCCTCACGGGCTGGCGTTTCGTTGGCGACGGTATCGCGAGTTCTCAATAATAGCGCGGCTATCCGGCCAGAAACCCGTGCCGCAGTGCTGAAAGCGGTGTCTGAACTGGGTTACCGCCCGAATGCCAATGCGCAGGCGCTGGCGACACAAACTAGTGACACGGTTGGTGTGGTGGTGATGGATGTTTCAGATCCCTTTTTTGGTGCCTTGGTGAAAGCGGTAGACACTGTTGCTCAACGGCACCAAAAATACGTGCTGATCGGCAATAGTTACCATCAGGCCGACAAAGAGCGTCATGCTATTGAGGTGCTACTCCGTCAGCGGTGTAACTCGTTGGTTGTGCACGCTAAGGCATTGAGTGACGGCGAGTTAATCGGCTTTTTAGAGCAAGTTCCCGGTATGGTTCTGATTAATCGAATTATTCCTGGGTTTGAGCATCGCTGTGTAGGATTAGACAATGTTAGCGGTGCGCAAATGGCGTGCCGGTTGTTGCTCAAACAGGGCCATCAACGTATTGGTTTCCTCGGTTCAAATCACCCTATTGATGATGTCATGCAGCGCCAGACCGGCTACCGGAATGCACTTGAGGCTGCCGGTATCACTGCTCTCGATAGTTGGCGCGCCTATGGCACGCCAGACCTGGCAGGGGGGGAGCGCGCTATGATTGATTTGTTGGGGCGCAATTTACAGCTCAGTGCGGTGTTCGCCTATAACGACTCAATGGCTGCTGGCGCATTGGCTGCGCTGAAAGAGAACGGTATCAGTGTCCCTGAGCAGTTCTCGCTGGTGGGCTTTGATGACATCCCCATTGCGCGCTATACCAGCCCCAAACTCAGCACAATCCGCTATCCAATTGTTTCTATGGCAACTTTAGCCACAGAATTGGCTCTGGCCGGTGCAAATCACCCCCTAGATCCTCAGGCGACCTACTGCTTTACACCGACGCTGGTGCCACGGCACTCTGTCGCAATTTGTGGCGGCGCTCACTAG
- the mglB gene encoding galactose/glucose ABC transporter substrate-binding protein MglB, producing the protein MNKKVFTLATLAASMLFGAAAQADTRIGVTIYKYDDNFMSVVRKAIEKDAKASPDVTLLMNDSQNDQSKQNDQIDVLLAKGVKALAINLVDPAAAPVVIDKARANDVPIVFYNKEPSRKALDSYDKAYYVGTDSKESGVIQGELIAKHWQANPAWDLNKDGKIQFVLLKGEPGHPDAEARTTYVIKTLNEKGIPTQQLQLDTAMWDTAQAKDKMDAWLSGPNANKIEVVIANNDAMAMGAVEALKAHNKTSVPVFGVDALPEALAMVKSGQMAGTVLNDANNQAKATFDLAKNLAAGKPAAEGTTWKIDNKIVRIPYVGVDKDNLAEFTK; encoded by the coding sequence ATGAATAAGAAGGTTTTCACATTAGCAACCTTGGCTGCCAGCATGTTGTTTGGCGCGGCTGCTCAAGCTGATACCCGTATTGGTGTCACCATCTATAAATATGATGACAACTTTATGTCCGTGGTCCGTAAAGCGATAGAGAAAGATGCTAAAGCATCTCCTGACGTTACCCTACTGATGAATGACTCCCAGAATGATCAATCCAAGCAAAACGATCAAATCGACGTATTGTTGGCTAAGGGGGTAAAAGCGCTGGCAATTAACCTGGTTGACCCAGCAGCAGCGCCAGTGGTTATCGATAAAGCCCGCGCAAACGATGTACCGATTGTGTTTTATAACAAAGAACCTTCACGTAAAGCCTTGGATAGCTATGACAAAGCTTACTATGTGGGCACAGACTCTAAAGAGTCCGGTGTTATTCAGGGTGAGCTGATTGCTAAACATTGGCAAGCCAACCCAGCATGGGATCTGAATAAAGACGGTAAAATTCAATTTGTGTTGCTGAAAGGTGAACCGGGTCATCCAGATGCTGAAGCACGTACCACTTACGTGATTAAGACATTGAATGAAAAAGGTATTCCAACTCAACAATTGCAGTTAGATACCGCAATGTGGGATACCGCGCAGGCCAAAGATAAGATGGATGCATGGTTATCTGGCCCTAACGCAAACAAAATCGAAGTGGTTATTGCCAACAATGATGCGATGGCAATGGGTGCAGTAGAAGCATTGAAAGCACACAATAAAACCAGCGTTCCAGTGTTCGGTGTTGATGCCTTGCCAGAAGCGTTAGCGATGGTGAAATCAGGTCAAATGGCCGGTACAGTGTTGAATGATGCCAACAATCAGGCCAAAGCGACCTTTGATCTGGCTAAAAACCTGGCTGCCGGTAAACCTGCTGCTGAAGGCACAACCTGGAAAATCGACAACAAAATCGTACGTATCCCGTATGTAGGCGTCGATAAAGATAACCTGGCTGAATTTACTAAATAA
- the mglA gene encoding galactose/methyl galactoside ABC transporter ATP-binding protein MglA — protein sequence MADINTAQPREWLLEMSNINKSFPGVKALDNVNLKVRPNSIHALMGENGAGKSTLLKCLFGIYKKDSGSIIFQGQEIEFKSSKEALEHGVSMVHQELNLVLQRTVMDNMWLGRYPTKGFFVDQDKMYKDTKAIFDELDIDIDPRDKVATLSVSQMQMIEIAKAFSYNAKIVIMDEPTSSLTEKEVNHLFTIIRKLKERGCGIVYISHKMEEIFQLCDEITILRDGQWIATQPLEGLTMDQIISMMVGRSLSQRFPDRLNTPGEVILEVKNLTSLRQPSIRDISFDLHKGEILGIAGLVGAKRTDIVETLFGIREKVSGTIKLHGKSINNHSANEAINHGFALVTEERRSTGIYAYLDVGFNSLISNIRNYKNKFGLLDNTRMKSDTQWVIDAMRVKTPGHRTSIGSLSGGNQQKVIIGRWLLTQPEILMLDEPTRGIDVGAKFEIYQLMTELAKKNKGIIIISSEMPELLGITDRILVMSNGQVAGIVETKQTTQNEILRLASLHL from the coding sequence ATGGCCGATATTAATACAGCACAACCCCGCGAGTGGTTGCTGGAAATGAGTAATATCAATAAATCATTTCCGGGTGTAAAGGCGTTAGATAACGTAAATCTTAAAGTGCGGCCAAATTCGATCCATGCCTTAATGGGAGAAAATGGTGCCGGTAAGTCAACGTTATTAAAATGTCTGTTTGGTATCTATAAAAAAGACTCCGGAAGTATTATCTTTCAGGGGCAAGAAATAGAGTTTAAAAGTTCGAAAGAAGCATTAGAGCATGGTGTCTCTATGGTGCATCAGGAATTAAACCTGGTGTTACAACGTACAGTGATGGACAACATGTGGCTGGGCCGCTACCCAACCAAAGGTTTTTTTGTCGATCAAGATAAAATGTACAAAGATACCAAAGCCATCTTCGATGAATTGGATATTGATATTGATCCTCGTGACAAAGTTGCCACGTTATCAGTATCGCAAATGCAAATGATCGAGATAGCCAAGGCATTTTCTTACAATGCCAAGATCGTCATTATGGATGAGCCGACCTCTTCATTAACCGAGAAAGAAGTTAATCATCTTTTTACGATTATCCGCAAATTAAAAGAGCGTGGCTGCGGAATTGTTTATATCTCCCACAAAATGGAAGAGATATTCCAGCTGTGCGACGAAATCACGATATTACGTGATGGTCAGTGGATTGCCACTCAGCCGCTGGAAGGGCTGACCATGGATCAGATAATTTCTATGATGGTGGGGCGCTCACTGAGCCAACGTTTTCCTGACCGCCTGAATACACCCGGTGAGGTTATTCTGGAAGTGAAGAATTTGACCTCGCTGCGCCAACCCTCTATCCGCGATATCTCCTTTGATTTACATAAAGGCGAGATCTTGGGTATTGCCGGGCTGGTGGGAGCAAAACGTACTGATATCGTTGAAACCTTATTTGGTATCCGCGAAAAAGTCTCCGGAACCATTAAATTACACGGCAAAAGTATTAATAACCACAGTGCTAATGAAGCCATTAATCATGGATTTGCACTGGTGACTGAAGAGCGCCGCTCAACCGGAATTTACGCTTATCTCGATGTGGGTTTTAATTCCCTAATATCTAATATTCGTAACTATAAAAATAAATTTGGGCTGCTGGATAATACGCGCATGAAGAGCGATACCCAATGGGTTATCGATGCGATGCGAGTAAAAACGCCGGGTCACCGTACCAGTATCGGTTCATTATCAGGTGGTAATCAGCAGAAAGTAATTATTGGCCGTTGGCTACTGACTCAACCAGAAATATTAATGTTGGATGAGCCGACTCGGGGAATTGATGTCGGTGCGAAGTTTGAAATCTATCAGTTAATGACTGAACTAGCGAAGAAAAACAAAGGGATCATTATTATCTCCTCTGAAATGCCTGAGCTATTAGGGATCACTGACAGAATTTTGGTAATGAGTAATGGTCAGGTTGCAGGAATTGTTGAAACCAAACAAACCACGCAAAATGAAATATTACGCCTTGCATCCTTGCATCTCTAA
- the mglC gene encoding galactose/methyl galactoside ABC transporter permease MglC, protein MNALNKKSMLTYLKESGIYVVLFVLLAIIIVKDPTFLSLMNLSNILTQSSVRIIIALGVAGLIVTQGTDLSAGRQVGLAAVVAATMLQAMDNVNKVFPDLQTVPIPIVILTVCLIGAIIGLINGIIIAYLNVTPFITTLGTMIIVYGINSLYYDFVGASPIAGFDPAFSTFAQGFLRFGDFKLSYITFYALIAIGFVWVLWNKTRFGKNIFAIGGNPEAAKVSGVNVPLNLIMIYALSGVFYAFGGMLEAGRIGSATNNLGFMYELDAIAACVVGGVSFSGGVGTVIGVVTGVIIFTVINYGLTYIGVNPYWQYIIKGAIIIFAVALDSLKYAKKK, encoded by the coding sequence ATGAATGCGTTAAATAAGAAAAGTATGCTCACTTACCTTAAAGAGAGCGGGATTTACGTCGTGTTATTCGTATTGCTGGCAATAATTATTGTCAAGGACCCGACATTTTTAAGCCTGATGAACTTAAGTAATATTCTAACCCAATCTTCCGTGCGTATTATTATCGCACTGGGTGTAGCGGGTCTGATTGTGACTCAAGGGACGGATCTGTCAGCCGGTCGTCAGGTAGGTTTGGCGGCGGTAGTTGCCGCAACCATGCTGCAAGCCATGGACAACGTTAATAAAGTTTTCCCTGATTTACAGACTGTGCCTATTCCAATTGTTATCTTAACCGTCTGTCTGATTGGTGCGATTATTGGTCTGATCAACGGTATTATCATCGCTTATCTGAATGTGACTCCATTTATTACCACATTGGGTACGATGATTATTGTTTACGGTATTAACTCCCTGTATTACGACTTTGTTGGCGCATCACCAATTGCTGGTTTTGACCCTGCATTCTCAACCTTTGCGCAAGGATTTTTACGGTTTGGTGATTTCAAACTCTCCTACATTACTTTCTATGCGCTCATTGCTATCGGCTTTGTTTGGGTATTGTGGAATAAAACTCGCTTTGGCAAAAATATCTTCGCCATCGGCGGCAACCCAGAAGCGGCAAAAGTTTCTGGTGTTAATGTGCCACTGAACTTAATCATGATTTATGCCTTGTCCGGTGTATTCTATGCATTCGGCGGGATGTTGGAAGCTGGCCGTATTGGTAGTGCGACCAACAACCTCGGGTTTATGTATGAGCTAGATGCGATCGCGGCTTGTGTGGTAGGCGGGGTCTCCTTTAGTGGTGGTGTCGGTACGGTTATCGGCGTGGTGACTGGGGTTATTATCTTTACCGTCATTAACTACGGGCTGACTTATATCGGCGTGAACCCTTACTGGCAATACATTATCAAGGGTGCGATCATTATCTTTGCGGTAGCACTGGACTCACTGAAATACGCGAAGAAGAAATAA
- the flhA gene encoding formate hydrogenlyase transcriptional activator FlhA — MDSAKKLPRPTLAQVWQDTLLTVSKKLLLLRDITELVNELSKISFSVVRFQRVNLLLLNPLYNQITLYTHDDVTDTVTGSQNILFAEGPGALAWQQQIPLQSDHPRMQREFASVCNLGPYQRLHSGCHFPLGHDNHWSGCVEFIKTDDSEFDEQAMTFLGLLADVVAIAVDNIAEIDRAFSEREKLRFERDHYRILVDVTNTVISKLELDVLAAEVSKEIHRFFNIDYISLAICGSQNDKNKLHLFSARYQTGKTVQHQQARMDITGTLAGQVLHSRELLLVNLADISLLAPEDKQLANMLDDGLQVVCLLPLFFGHKMLGILTLAQCQSDIFTDSNLKLLRQIAARIAIAVDNALAYNEISRLKDSLVNENLYLTDQIIHNEEFGEIIGHSAGIKAVLEQVEMVASSDCTVLILGETGTGKELIARAIHNLSQRKNKRMVKMNCAAIPSGLMESDLFGHEKGAYTGASSQRIGRFEMADGGTLFLDEVGDIPLELQPKLLRVLQEREIERLGGSKIIPVDVRLIAATNRDLKLMMVNREYRSDLYYRLNVFPIVIPPLRERPEDIPLLVKFFTKKIAKRMNRVIDTIPSETLRLLSRLPWPGNIRELENVIERAVILSRGTTLNLQLQELEYHLSPLEVAKPAAERVVRKALLPESEEPEFSESERARIIRVLRETNGVVAGAKGAAIKLGLKRTTLLSRMQRLGISVKSIEEEDGIAE, encoded by the coding sequence ATGGATAGCGCAAAAAAACTACCCCGTCCCACATTGGCTCAGGTTTGGCAAGACACACTACTCACGGTATCGAAAAAATTATTATTACTCCGAGATATCACCGAGTTAGTTAATGAGCTCAGCAAGATCTCTTTTTCGGTAGTGCGTTTTCAACGTGTCAATTTATTGCTGCTTAATCCGCTGTATAACCAAATAACTCTTTATACCCATGATGATGTCACCGATACAGTCACAGGGTCGCAAAATATCCTATTTGCTGAAGGCCCGGGCGCTCTGGCATGGCAGCAACAAATACCTTTGCAGAGTGATCATCCGCGTATGCAAAGGGAATTTGCGTCTGTCTGTAATTTGGGGCCTTATCAGCGGCTACATTCAGGCTGCCATTTTCCCTTGGGCCATGATAATCACTGGTCAGGTTGTGTTGAGTTTATTAAGACTGACGACAGTGAGTTCGATGAGCAGGCGATGACCTTTCTGGGATTATTGGCCGATGTAGTCGCTATTGCGGTGGATAATATCGCTGAAATAGATCGGGCATTTTCTGAACGTGAAAAACTGCGCTTTGAACGGGATCACTACCGGATATTAGTGGATGTCACTAATACGGTTATTTCTAAACTAGAATTGGATGTCTTAGCGGCCGAGGTTTCGAAAGAGATACACCGCTTTTTCAATATCGATTATATCAGTCTGGCGATATGCGGCAGCCAAAACGATAAAAATAAACTGCATCTCTTTTCGGCCCGCTACCAAACGGGTAAAACAGTGCAGCATCAGCAAGCCAGGATGGATATCACCGGCACCTTAGCGGGGCAAGTTTTACACAGCCGGGAATTATTGCTAGTTAATTTGGCGGATATTTCTCTCTTGGCCCCTGAAGATAAACAATTGGCGAATATGTTGGATGATGGTTTGCAGGTAGTTTGCCTGTTACCACTCTTTTTCGGCCATAAGATGCTGGGTATATTAACACTGGCGCAATGTCAGAGTGATATTTTCACCGACAGTAATCTCAAACTGTTACGGCAAATTGCCGCCCGCATTGCCATTGCTGTGGACAATGCCTTAGCTTATAACGAAATTAGCCGTCTGAAAGACTCACTGGTAAATGAGAATCTCTATCTAACGGATCAGATTATTCATAATGAGGAGTTCGGCGAAATAATTGGTCATAGTGCTGGCATTAAAGCGGTGCTGGAACAGGTCGAAATGGTGGCGTCCAGTGATTGCACGGTACTGATCCTCGGCGAAACTGGCACCGGTAAAGAGTTAATTGCCCGCGCGATCCATAATTTAAGTCAGCGTAAGAATAAGCGCATGGTGAAAATGAACTGTGCGGCGATCCCCTCCGGATTAATGGAGAGTGATCTGTTTGGTCATGAAAAGGGGGCATATACCGGTGCGTCATCACAGCGTATTGGCCGATTTGAGATGGCCGATGGCGGTACACTCTTTCTCGATGAAGTTGGGGATATTCCCCTGGAGCTGCAACCGAAACTCCTGCGGGTATTACAAGAGCGGGAAATAGAGCGTTTGGGGGGCAGTAAAATTATTCCGGTGGATGTTCGGCTGATTGCAGCAACCAATCGTGACTTAAAATTGATGATGGTCAATCGCGAATATCGCAGTGATCTCTACTATCGACTCAATGTTTTTCCTATTGTGATCCCCCCCCTTCGCGAGCGGCCAGAAGATATCCCCCTGCTGGTGAAATTTTTCACTAAGAAAATAGCCAAACGCATGAATCGCGTCATCGATACTATTCCCAGTGAAACATTACGTTTACTGAGTCGTTTACCCTGGCCGGGGAATATTCGCGAACTGGAGAATGTAATTGAGCGAGCGGTCATTCTCAGCCGGGGCACAACACTGAATTTGCAGTTACAAGAGTTGGAATATCACTTATCGCCGTTAGAGGTCGCCAAACCGGCAGCGGAACGGGTCGTTCGTAAAGCGTTGTTACCTGAAAGCGAAGAGCCGGAATTTTCAGAATCTGAACGCGCACGCATTATTCGCGTATTACGTGAGACCAATGGTGTGGTCGCTGGCGCAAAAGGAGCGGCAATTAAGCTGGGGTTAAAACGCACCACCTTGTTATCTCGTATGCAACGATTAGGAATATCAGTAAAAAGTATTGAAGAAGAGGATGGGATAGCTGAGTAA